In one Cloacibacillus porcorum genomic region, the following are encoded:
- a CDS encoding helix-turn-helix domain-containing protein, which yields MASQSAVSYIEKMKYNKNILSERMIQIRGERSQGEMARLLGITQAYLSEIERGKKIPSNQVLLSIAEVYGTSVAYLLGEIEFSEPLAPMYRTQHQQRKDKNVVISAAPLFADARNNDLPVYSFAQLAVQLKNSFIKRPFVIITETAHMENFQIPNGAEVTINPLESYHDFDIVLVQYKEALALKRISFRADGGFDLIDSRGVSATVLKDDLNGGLFQVIGKAVSVTYKIDHGL from the coding sequence TTGGCAAGTCAATCAGCTGTCAGCTATATTGAAAAAATGAAATATAATAAGAATATATTAAGCGAAAGAATGATACAGATCCGCGGCGAACGTTCGCAGGGCGAGATGGCGCGGCTCCTTGGAATAACTCAGGCATATCTCAGCGAGATCGAGAGAGGCAAGAAAATCCCCTCAAATCAGGTGCTGCTCTCAATCGCCGAGGTTTATGGCACTTCCGTTGCCTATCTCCTTGGAGAGATTGAATTTTCCGAGCCGCTTGCGCCGATGTACCGCACGCAACACCAGCAGCGTAAAGACAAAAATGTTGTAATTTCCGCAGCACCGTTATTTGCCGATGCGCGAAATAATGATTTGCCGGTATATTCTTTCGCGCAGTTGGCGGTACAGCTGAAAAATTCTTTCATAAAGCGGCCATTTGTGATAATTACAGAGACGGCGCATATGGAAAATTTCCAAATACCAAACGGTGCTGAGGTAACGATAAATCCTCTGGAAAGTTATCATGATTTTGATATCGTGTTAGTCCAGTATAAGGAGGCCCTAGCGTTGAAACGTATTTCGTTTAGGGCAGATGGCGGTTTTGACTTAATAGATTCACGCGGCGTATCAGCAACCGTTCTAAAAGACGATCTTAACGGAGGTTTGTTCCAAGTGATAGGGAAAGCCGTTTCCGTGACATACAAAATCGATCACGGCCTGTAA
- a CDS encoding winged helix-turn-helix transcriptional regulator, with the protein MFAYVRENGSISNKEAREILCLAESTTKRILNRMVQDGTLTVRGERKARVYVSAIEL; encoded by the coding sequence ATATTCGCTTATGTGAGAGAGAACGGAAGCATCTCCAATAAAGAGGCGAGGGAGATTCTTTGCCTTGCGGAATCCACGACAAAACGAATTTTGAACCGGATGGTCCAGGACGGAACGCTTACGGTGCGCGGCGAGAGAAAGGCGCGGGTGTATGTCTCAGCGATAGAGCTCTAA
- a CDS encoding NAD(P)/FAD-dependent oxidoreductase: MKYPKLFAPGKIGNLTVKNRIVMAALAMGVAEKDQTIGPAFLAYLMERAKGGVGMIVLENTRVDDKHGVAAECQASVARDEHIAPLAAAAEALHKEGVVFFTQLHHPGRETFSNLNGSEPVWSSSSRPCGVCQQETHEMTTEEVEEVIAKFVAGAVRSQKAGCDGVELHGAHGYLISQFLSPYTNQRTDRFGGSFEKRFNFVKEITEGIQKACGRDFPIGIRLTVDELLAPNGVKEYLTLEDGVRICQACEKLGMVYINVSNGIYESFNSLSEPMTYPQGCRSERIRAVKEKVGIPVIAVNMVKEPWFAEKMLEEGLVDFVGLGRAVVADPQWAKKAYEGREDEINRCISCTFCFETLVADTIAGKGPVKCAVNPRAARETLYPAFKKEGAGRTVAIVGSGPAGLEAARVLAERGFAPVIFEKGEKAGGQINIADKPPHKEKIDWIIEYELKQLAMKGITVKTNTEATPENIRALAPYAVIIATGAESIRPRSIKGVNNANVLTVDETLLGRPEISGKKVLLIGSGATGLETAEFLCAKGNEVTVAEMLDAIGKGVYVQHYLDAMDKLSKYDVKYLPSHKLTEITADGAVLEDLKENKNVTVPADYVVLSLGVKSVNTLEAECKKFCDKTFAVGDARQPGRVESAVREGFEAAWDLK; the protein is encoded by the coding sequence ATGAAATATCCGAAACTGTTCGCACCAGGAAAAATCGGAAATCTCACCGTTAAGAACCGCATCGTTATGGCGGCGCTGGCAATGGGCGTTGCCGAAAAAGACCAGACTATTGGGCCGGCCTTTCTCGCCTATCTGATGGAGCGCGCCAAAGGCGGCGTGGGAATGATTGTGCTTGAAAATACCCGCGTGGACGACAAACACGGCGTCGCCGCCGAATGCCAGGCAAGCGTCGCGCGAGACGAACATATAGCCCCGCTCGCGGCGGCCGCCGAGGCGCTGCATAAAGAGGGCGTGGTATTCTTTACCCAGCTCCACCACCCCGGACGCGAGACCTTCTCAAACCTCAACGGCAGCGAGCCGGTATGGTCCTCCTCCTCGCGTCCCTGCGGCGTCTGCCAGCAGGAGACACACGAGATGACGACGGAAGAGGTCGAAGAGGTGATCGCGAAATTCGTCGCGGGCGCCGTTCGTTCGCAAAAGGCGGGCTGCGACGGTGTGGAACTCCACGGCGCGCATGGATACCTCATCAGCCAGTTTCTCAGCCCCTATACAAACCAGCGCACAGACCGCTTCGGCGGCAGCTTTGAGAAGCGCTTCAACTTCGTAAAGGAGATAACTGAGGGCATCCAGAAAGCCTGCGGCAGGGATTTCCCTATCGGCATCCGTCTGACCGTCGACGAACTGCTCGCGCCGAACGGCGTCAAGGAATACCTCACGCTTGAGGACGGCGTCAGGATCTGCCAAGCCTGCGAAAAACTGGGCATGGTCTACATCAACGTCTCAAACGGCATATACGAATCGTTCAACTCGCTCTCCGAGCCGATGACCTATCCGCAGGGCTGCCGCAGCGAGAGGATACGCGCCGTCAAAGAAAAGGTCGGCATCCCCGTAATCGCCGTCAACATGGTCAAAGAACCCTGGTTCGCGGAAAAGATGCTCGAAGAGGGGCTCGTCGACTTCGTCGGCCTCGGACGCGCCGTCGTCGCCGACCCCCAGTGGGCGAAGAAGGCATACGAGGGACGCGAAGACGAGATCAACCGCTGCATCTCCTGCACCTTCTGCTTCGAGACTCTCGTCGCGGACACCATCGCCGGCAAAGGCCCCGTCAAATGCGCGGTGAACCCGCGGGCGGCGCGCGAAACGCTCTACCCCGCATTCAAAAAGGAGGGCGCGGGACGCACGGTCGCAATCGTCGGCTCAGGCCCCGCGGGACTTGAAGCGGCGCGCGTACTCGCCGAACGAGGCTTCGCCCCCGTAATCTTTGAAAAAGGGGAAAAAGCAGGCGGCCAGATAAACATCGCTGACAAGCCGCCCCATAAAGAAAAGATCGACTGGATCATTGAATATGAACTGAAACAGCTCGCCATGAAGGGCATCACGGTAAAGACCAATACCGAGGCGACGCCGGAAAATATCAGGGCGCTGGCCCCCTACGCGGTGATAATCGCGACGGGCGCGGAATCCATTCGTCCGCGGTCGATAAAGGGCGTGAACAACGCCAACGTGCTCACCGTTGACGAGACGCTGCTCGGCAGGCCGGAGATCAGCGGCAAAAAGGTGCTGCTCATCGGCTCCGGCGCGACGGGGCTCGAAACGGCGGAGTTCCTCTGCGCCAAAGGCAACGAGGTGACCGTGGCGGAGATGCTCGACGCGATCGGCAAGGGCGTCTACGTACAGCATTACCTTGACGCAATGGACAAGCTTTCAAAGTACGACGTCAAATATCTGCCAAGCCACAAGCTGACGGAGATCACGGCAGACGGCGCGGTGCTCGAAGATCTCAAAGAAAACAAAAACGTCACCGTGCCCGCAGATTATGTCGTGCTCTCCCTCGGCGTCAAATCCGTCAACACCCTTGAGGCCGAGTGCAAAAAGTTCTGCGACAAGACCTTCGCCGTCGGCGACGCCCGCCAGCCCGGACGAGTAGAATCGGCGGTACGCGAAGGCTTCGAGGCCGCCTGGGACCTTAAATAA
- a CDS encoding LysR family transcriptional regulator, which translates to MNNIQHLRYAVEVEKTGSISRAAENLFMGQPHLSKAIRELEEDMNITIFNRTSKGVVPTPQGAQFLEYARNILMQIDELESLYKPSGSQTFSLSQPRASYAAYAFTKFTQTLDGGEAIDLKYRETNSMQTIKDVSDGHFGLGIVRYQDIHEKYFLSALDERGLKYETIWNFEYLALMSREHQLAAAPEISYSDLRQFTEIVHDDNSVPAMPVSEARMLAQKHEKKKKIAVYERGIQFELLQRLPCTYIWVSPMPREVLDCFSLVQRPCCDADNSFRDILIFRKNYRFSREDKTFIKNLKETVAEVSDNLK; encoded by the coding sequence ATGAATAACATACAGCACCTGAGATATGCGGTCGAAGTTGAGAAGACGGGCTCCATTTCACGGGCGGCGGAAAACTTATTTATGGGACAGCCGCATTTGAGCAAGGCTATCCGCGAACTTGAGGAGGATATGAATATCACGATATTCAACCGCACCTCCAAGGGCGTCGTGCCGACGCCGCAGGGGGCGCAGTTCCTTGAGTACGCGCGCAACATCCTGATGCAGATAGATGAACTGGAATCGCTATACAAACCCTCCGGATCGCAGACATTCAGCCTCTCGCAGCCGCGCGCGAGCTACGCCGCCTACGCCTTCACAAAGTTCACCCAGACCCTCGACGGCGGCGAGGCCATCGACCTCAAATACCGGGAGACCAACTCGATGCAGACGATAAAAGACGTCAGCGACGGACACTTCGGCCTCGGTATCGTACGTTATCAGGACATTCACGAAAAATACTTCCTCTCGGCGCTTGACGAACGCGGCCTCAAATATGAGACCATCTGGAACTTCGAGTATCTCGCGCTGATGTCGCGGGAACATCAGCTTGCGGCGGCCCCGGAGATAAGCTACAGCGACCTGCGCCAGTTCACGGAGATCGTCCACGACGACAACTCCGTTCCCGCGATGCCCGTCTCCGAAGCGCGGATGCTCGCTCAGAAGCATGAGAAGAAGAAAAAGATCGCCGTCTATGAACGCGGCATACAGTTTGAGCTGCTCCAGAGGCTGCCCTGCACATACATCTGGGTCTCGCCGATGCCGCGCGAGGTGCTCGACTGCTTCAGCCTCGTACAACGCCCCTGCTGCGACGCCGACAACTCCTTCCGCGATATTCTTATATTCCGAAAAAATTACCGTTTTAGCCGTGAAGATAAGACTTTTATTAAAAATTTAAAAGAAACCGTCGCGGAAGTTTCCGACAACCTCAAATAA
- a CDS encoding phosphoribosyltransferase family protein, which yields MNETYTLHVAGLTRELKKVRVAPNLRIASFVMLGDTRLIERCADALYEEIKKLGTIEMLVCPEAKGIPLTHALAVRMGVDYVVARKSVKGYMEHPIIAEVKSITTTEKQIIVIDEFDAAKLSGKRVCVVDDVVSTGGSLRSLEEVLAKTGCTVVSKVAVLLEEGGYSKDDLIYLERLPVFKDQ from the coding sequence ATGAATGAAACCTACACTCTGCATGTCGCGGGACTGACACGGGAGCTGAAAAAGGTCCGCGTGGCCCCCAACCTCCGTATCGCCTCCTTTGTAATGCTCGGAGACACACGGCTCATCGAAAGATGCGCCGACGCGCTCTACGAGGAGATCAAAAAGCTGGGAACAATAGAGATGCTGGTCTGCCCCGAGGCGAAGGGCATCCCCCTCACGCACGCCCTCGCGGTGCGTATGGGCGTCGACTATGTCGTCGCGCGCAAGTCGGTAAAGGGCTATATGGAGCACCCCATCATCGCCGAGGTCAAATCGATCACGACGACGGAAAAACAGATCATCGTCATCGACGAATTCGACGCCGCGAAACTCAGCGGCAAGAGGGTCTGCGTCGTCGACGACGTCGTCTCTACGGGCGGCTCGCTGCGTTCGCTCGAAGAGGTGCTCGCGAAAACAGGCTGCACGGTCGTCAGCAAAGTCGCCGTCCTGCTCGAAGAGGGCGGCTACTCGAAGGACGACCTCATCTATCTGGAGAGGCTGCCGGTCTTTAAAGATCAGTAA
- a CDS encoding guanine permease, translated as MESYATDLLTALAVVMNGVPQGLLSLSLGFAAFPTAIAFLIGAAGSFAFNSVATISFQAETIAVAGKLGSTPRERMSLVFWGALFLLIPSSLGLNEKIVELIGPVIVNAMMAGVGVMLALVSIDMLEAEKYSGISSMAVALATWFITFDLAKTVIISVIAATIVFNIMKKYGKVEAQDLCVDESRERLTLGNIEWKIWKYPKILVSGLALACLNIGANISFGKITGSIANTSANIDHLAIYSSLADMGSTFFGGGPVEAIISGTATAPHPVGASILMMLIMAAILFFKLLPVLGRYVHSSAISGLLFVLGVFVTFISNIQAAISLAPAAQGPFGFSPWGMAIGATVIVSARWNPFYGLLAGVAIKLIFGL; from the coding sequence ATGGAATCATACGCAACAGATCTGCTGACGGCGCTTGCCGTCGTCATGAACGGAGTGCCGCAAGGGCTGCTCTCGCTCTCGCTCGGCTTCGCGGCCTTTCCCACCGCGATAGCTTTCCTCATCGGAGCCGCAGGTTCTTTCGCCTTCAATTCCGTGGCGACGATATCCTTCCAGGCAGAGACGATCGCCGTCGCCGGTAAGCTCGGCAGCACGCCGCGTGAAAGGATGAGCCTCGTATTCTGGGGCGCGCTCTTCCTCCTCATCCCCTCGTCGCTCGGCCTCAACGAAAAGATCGTCGAGCTGATCGGCCCCGTCATCGTCAACGCGATGATGGCCGGCGTCGGCGTAATGCTCGCGCTCGTCTCGATCGATATGCTTGAGGCCGAAAAATATTCCGGCATCTCCTCAATGGCGGTCGCCCTCGCCACCTGGTTCATCACCTTCGACCTCGCGAAGACGGTCATCATCTCCGTCATTGCGGCGACGATAGTCTTCAATATCATGAAAAAATATGGAAAAGTCGAGGCGCAGGACCTCTGCGTGGACGAGAGCCGCGAAAGGCTCACGCTGGGAAATATCGAATGGAAGATCTGGAAGTATCCGAAGATCCTCGTCAGCGGCCTCGCCCTCGCCTGCCTCAACATCGGAGCCAACATCAGCTTCGGGAAGATAACGGGCAGTATCGCTAACACCAGCGCGAACATCGATCACCTCGCGATATACTCCTCGCTCGCCGACATGGGCTCCACCTTCTTCGGCGGCGGCCCCGTGGAGGCGATCATCTCCGGCACGGCGACCGCGCCGCATCCCGTGGGGGCCTCCATCCTCATGATGCTGATAATGGCGGCGATACTATTTTTTAAACTGCTGCCCGTCCTTGGCCGCTACGTCCACAGCTCCGCCATCTCCGGCCTCCTCTTCGTTCTCGGCGTCTTCGTCACCTTCATCTCAAACATCCAGGCCGCCATCTCGCTCGCGCCCGCGGCGCAGGGCCCCTTCGGATTCTCCCCCTGGGGTATGGCCATCGGGGCGACCGTCATCGTTTCCGCCCGCTGGAATCCCTTCTACGGGCTGCTCGCCGGCGTGGCGATCAAACTGATATTCGGACTATAA